In Odontesthes bonariensis isolate fOdoBon6 chromosome 6, fOdoBon6.hap1, whole genome shotgun sequence, one genomic interval encodes:
- the emb gene encoding embigin — MTASWKQLLFQILLMLVSCRHINTKKSAPTPTPMVPKTHLTTDMRSVVLKGEHQAEKIELQNPVNLSLECTWTGNQTKAPNITGCWRKDGIEVQDSCRTVSLENEQYNLRKVFIINSEENLGNYSCLFGNEAKIDFIVAAPHIRDVRDKPIVSYVGDSVVMTCKMEETQPMPTSWNWYKDNGTDKEQIFAAAAPQRYEITIKKWKTRLQVKNLTQADSGPYYCGAVYAIGTSMSHVELKVITFMEPLKPFISILIEVVILVTAILIYERKRSRKIDEEENGTNADQNNTPPQGEDGGEESSSIRKRNV; from the exons ATGACAGCCTCCTGGAAGCAGCTCCTTTTTCAGATCCTCCTGATGCTCGTCTCCTGCAGACACATCAACACAA AGAAATCAGCCCCAACACCAACACCAATGGTCCCCAAAACTCATCTGACGACAGACATGAGAAGTGTCGTCCTGAAAG GTGAACATCAAGCTGAGAAAATTGAACTGCAGAATCCCGTCAACTTGTCACTAGAGTGTACCTGGACTGGAAATCAGACCAAAGCACCAAATATAACCGGCTGCTGGAGAAAAGATGGAATTGAAGTTCAGGACAGTTGTCGCACAGTGTCACTTGAGAATGAGCAGTATAATCTCAGGAAAGT gttCATTATTAACAGTGAGGAAAACCTTGGAAATTACTCGTGTTTGTTTGGAAATGAAGCAAAAATTGATTTTATTGTGGCAG CTCCACATATCAGGGATGTGCGAGACAAGCCGATAGTCAGCTATGTTGGGGATTCTGTGGTGATGACATGTAAAATGGAAGAAACCCAACCTATGCCTACCAGCTGGAATTGGTATAAGGACAATGGGACAGACAAG GAGCAGatctttgctgctgcagctcctcaaCGATATGAGATTACCATAAAAAAATGGAAGACCAGGCTGCAAGTGAAAAACCTGACACAGGCCGACTCCGGCCCTTATTACTGCGGCGCCGTGTACGCCATCGGCACCTCGATGAGCCACGTGGAACTGAAA GTTATCACCTTCATGGAGCCCCTGAAGCCCTTCATAAGCATCCTGATTGAAGTTGTCATCCTGGTCACCGCCATTCTGATCTACGAGAGAAAACGGTCCCGGAAAATTGACGAAGAAG AAAATGGGACAAACGCCGACCAAAACAACACACC GCCACAGGGAGAAGATGGAGGAGAGGAAAGTTCGTCAATAAGAAAGCGCAACGTTTAA
- the malt1 gene encoding mucosa-associated lymphoid tissue lymphoma translocation protein 1 isoform X2: MGDSLDRSTKINLLKETVVKKLCEVLDKSSNKGWRKLGEIVGSDRRFKVSSDDMEMCSLRVLEVEGSPSFMLLRLMGERGCSTGHLIDYLQTLGNSEALQCLKPPALQILIQPQSVALICGHNLRLSCHAVGKSPVQYQWFKSREEVPNSSSPDLVISPVHMKDTGFYICRVNSGDACEFSQWAQVDVLNVGMSHGQSYHSLDGRLKLVIQPQSQRLHVGEILQLECGAMGRPIPRYQWHRNGVPIPNFTKRKLTIPHVMQDRHGRYRCEISSSTERMWTNEVDVLIDDIYAIGGVLGSNEFALNSIPEQLYATDKVALLIGNLSYQNHPQLKAPMVDVYDLTNLLRQLNFKVVSLLDLTESEMRNAVDEFLLLLHKGVYGLLYYAGHGYENYGNSFMVPVDAPNPYRSANCLCVQSILKLMQEKETGLNVFLLDMCRKRNIHDDSAPNIVLRVTANIVFGYATCQDAEAFELSSTGFTNGVFVKFLKKRLLDDEKITVVLDRVAEDMGQFDATKGKQALEIRSSLSERRALTDPILPGDSADLAHAHSRQWAKAHELPESMCLNFDCGAQIKLGFAAEFSNVLLIYTHIIKKPEDMSFCQAHVTDFSQDLDVDPKEMNRETPEETGIYLLTSSLPQHCLFTRLSSLQKLKEELVFTVCLQGAFAAMDDGHPIHWTKSINIGKPLISRLDLHRVMRRNSCMQTCPMPHSPSQSPCHSPGPEHHLHLYHGSHQAQDFSRLSPQHLCLDICEHPQGAVGGCVVSHYDLSQYGCEPAYVSCGLSGSPGRLSIPIEASDDINELQTVFINSLHLQPQ; the protein is encoded by the exons ATGGGGGACTCTTTGGACAGGTCGACCAAAATCAACTTGTTGAAGGAGACTGTTGTGAAGAAGCTCTGTGAGGTGCTGGATAAATCGAGCAATAAAGGATGGCGAAAACTTGGAGAGATTGTCGGCAGTGACAGGCGGTTCAAAGTCAG CTCGGATGATATGGAGATGTGCTCTCTGAGGGTGTTGGAGGTGGAAGGCAGCCCGAGCTTCATGCTGCTGAGGCTGATGGGAGAGCGAGGCTGCAGCACCGGTCACCTGATTGACTACCTACAAACTCTGGGCAATTCGGAGGCCCTGCAGTGCCTGAAACCACCAG CCCTGCAGATCCTCATCCAGCCCCAGTCTGTCGCTCTGATTTGTGGCCACAATCTGCGCCTCAGCTGCCACGCCGTGGGGAAATCTCCAGTCCAGTACCAGTGGTTCAAATCAAGGGAAGAG GTGCCAAACAGCTCCTCTCCAGACCTGGTGATTAGTCCCGTCCATATGAAGGACACCGGCTTTTACATCTGCAGGGTCAACAGTGGGGACGCCTGTGAATTCAGCCAGTGGGCTCAGGTGGATGTCCTGAATGTCGGCATGTCTCATG GGCAGAGTTATCATTCCTTAGATGGCCGGCTGAAGTTGGTGATACAGCCCCAGTCTCAGCGGCTACATGTTGGTGAGATCCTGCAGCTGGAGTGCGGAGCCATGGGGCGGCCCATCCCTCGATATCAGTGGCACAGAAACGGAGTCCCAATCCCAAACTTCACAAAAAGAAAACTCACG ATTCCTCATGTGATGCAGGATCGTCATGGCAGGTATCGCTGTGAGATCAGCAGCAGCACTGAGAGAATGTGGACCAATGAAGTTGACGTTCTGATAG ATGACATTTATGCAATTGGAGGAG TTTTAGGTTCCAACGAATTTGCCCTAAATAGTATTCCAGAGCAGTTGTATG CGACTGACAAAGTGGCCCTGCTGATTGGCAATCTGTCGTATCAGAACCACCCTCAGCTTAAAGCTCCCATGGTGGACGTGTACGACCTCACCAACCTCCTGCGGCAGCTCAACTTCAAAGTGGTTTCGCTGTTGGACCTCACAGAGTCGGAGATGAGAAACGCTGTTGACgagttcctgctgctgcttcacaagGGAGTCTACG GCCTGCTGTACTACGCTGGTCATGGATATGAGAACTATGGAAACAGTTTCATGGTGCCAGTCGATGCGCCAAACCCGTACCGGTCAGCcaactgtttgtgtgtgcagagCATCCTAAAACTGATGCAGGAGAAGGAGACGGGCCTCAACGTTTTTCTACTGGACATGTGCAGGAAGAG GAATATTCATGATGACAGCGCTCCCAACATTGTTCTGAGAGTTACAGCCAACATTGTTTTCGGCTATGCGAC GTGCCAGGATGCAGAGGCCTTTGAGCTCAGCTCGACTGGTTTCACAAATGGTGTGTTTGTCAAGTTTTTAAAGAAGCGACTGCTGGATGATGAGAAGATCACTGTGGTGCTGGATAGAGTCGCTGAGG ACATGGGTCAGTTTGATGCTACGAAGGGTAAACAGGCTCTGGAGATCCgcagcagtttgtcagagaggCGAGCGCTGACTGATCCTATCCTACCAGGGGACAGCGCCGATCTCGCTCACGCACACAGCCGCCAATGGGCAAAAGCTCACG AGCTTCCCGAGAGTATGTGCCTCAACTTTGACTGCGGGGCTCAGATCAAGTTGGGCTTCGCCGCAGAGTTCTCCAACGTGCTCCTCATCTACACTCATATCATTAAGAAGCCTGAGGACATGTCTTTCTGCCAAGCTCATGTCACCGACTTCTCACAG GACCTTGATGTGGACCCCAAAGAGATGAACAGAGAGACTCCAGAGGAGACGGGCATCTACCTCCTGACCAGCAGCCTGCCGCAGCACTGCCTTTTCACCAGACTCAGCTCGCTGCAGAAGCTCAAG GAGGAGCTGGTCTTCACCGTGTGTCTTCAGGGCGCTTTCGCAGCCATGGACGACGGTCATCCCATCCATTGGACCAAAAGCATTAACATTGGAAAGCCCCTGATTTCTCGACTGGACCTCCACCGGGTGATGCGTCGAAATAGCTGCATGCAGACCTGCCCGATGCCCCACAGCCCATCCCAAAGCCCCTGTCACAGCCCAGGTCCTGAacaccacctccacctctatCACGGGTCGCACCAGGCGCAGGACTTCAGCCGCCTCTCGCCACAGCACCTCTGCCTGGACATCTGTGAGCATCCTCAGGGTGCAGTGGGAGGTTGCGTGGTTTCCCACTATGACCTCAGCCAGTATGGCTGCGAGCCAGCGTACGTCTCTTGTGGGCTTTCAGGCTCCCCAGGCAGGCTCAGCATCCCCATAGAGGCCAGTGACGACATCAACGAACTGCAGACGGTGTTCATCAACAGCCTGCATCTTCAGCCTCAGTGA
- the malt1 gene encoding mucosa-associated lymphoid tissue lymphoma translocation protein 1 isoform X1 has product MGDSLDRSTKINLLKETVVKKLCEVLDKSSNKGWRKLGEIVGSDRRFKVSSDDMEMCSLRVLEVEGSPSFMLLRLMGERGCSTGHLIDYLQTLGNSEALQCLKPPALQILIQPQSVALICGHNLRLSCHAVGKSPVQYQWFKSREEVPNSSSPDLVISPVHMKDTGFYICRVNSGDACEFSQWAQVDVLNVGMSHGQSYHSLDGRLKLVIQPQSQRLHVGEILQLECGAMGRPIPRYQWHRNGVPIPNFTKRKLTIPHVMQDRHGRYRCEISSSTERMWTNEVDVLIAPRISVKVTGAMECSEDDIYAIGGVLGSNEFALNSIPEQLYATDKVALLIGNLSYQNHPQLKAPMVDVYDLTNLLRQLNFKVVSLLDLTESEMRNAVDEFLLLLHKGVYGLLYYAGHGYENYGNSFMVPVDAPNPYRSANCLCVQSILKLMQEKETGLNVFLLDMCRKRNIHDDSAPNIVLRVTANIVFGYATCQDAEAFELSSTGFTNGVFVKFLKKRLLDDEKITVVLDRVAEDMGQFDATKGKQALEIRSSLSERRALTDPILPGDSADLAHAHSRQWAKAHELPESMCLNFDCGAQIKLGFAAEFSNVLLIYTHIIKKPEDMSFCQAHVTDFSQDLDVDPKEMNRETPEETGIYLLTSSLPQHCLFTRLSSLQKLKEELVFTVCLQGAFAAMDDGHPIHWTKSINIGKPLISRLDLHRVMRRNSCMQTCPMPHSPSQSPCHSPGPEHHLHLYHGSHQAQDFSRLSPQHLCLDICEHPQGAVGGCVVSHYDLSQYGCEPAYVSCGLSGSPGRLSIPIEASDDINELQTVFINSLHLQPQ; this is encoded by the exons ATGGGGGACTCTTTGGACAGGTCGACCAAAATCAACTTGTTGAAGGAGACTGTTGTGAAGAAGCTCTGTGAGGTGCTGGATAAATCGAGCAATAAAGGATGGCGAAAACTTGGAGAGATTGTCGGCAGTGACAGGCGGTTCAAAGTCAG CTCGGATGATATGGAGATGTGCTCTCTGAGGGTGTTGGAGGTGGAAGGCAGCCCGAGCTTCATGCTGCTGAGGCTGATGGGAGAGCGAGGCTGCAGCACCGGTCACCTGATTGACTACCTACAAACTCTGGGCAATTCGGAGGCCCTGCAGTGCCTGAAACCACCAG CCCTGCAGATCCTCATCCAGCCCCAGTCTGTCGCTCTGATTTGTGGCCACAATCTGCGCCTCAGCTGCCACGCCGTGGGGAAATCTCCAGTCCAGTACCAGTGGTTCAAATCAAGGGAAGAG GTGCCAAACAGCTCCTCTCCAGACCTGGTGATTAGTCCCGTCCATATGAAGGACACCGGCTTTTACATCTGCAGGGTCAACAGTGGGGACGCCTGTGAATTCAGCCAGTGGGCTCAGGTGGATGTCCTGAATGTCGGCATGTCTCATG GGCAGAGTTATCATTCCTTAGATGGCCGGCTGAAGTTGGTGATACAGCCCCAGTCTCAGCGGCTACATGTTGGTGAGATCCTGCAGCTGGAGTGCGGAGCCATGGGGCGGCCCATCCCTCGATATCAGTGGCACAGAAACGGAGTCCCAATCCCAAACTTCACAAAAAGAAAACTCACG ATTCCTCATGTGATGCAGGATCGTCATGGCAGGTATCGCTGTGAGATCAGCAGCAGCACTGAGAGAATGTGGACCAATGAAGTTGACGTTCTGATAG CACCAAGGATATCTGTCAAGGTTACAGGAGCAATGGAATGCTCTGAAG ATGACATTTATGCAATTGGAGGAG TTTTAGGTTCCAACGAATTTGCCCTAAATAGTATTCCAGAGCAGTTGTATG CGACTGACAAAGTGGCCCTGCTGATTGGCAATCTGTCGTATCAGAACCACCCTCAGCTTAAAGCTCCCATGGTGGACGTGTACGACCTCACCAACCTCCTGCGGCAGCTCAACTTCAAAGTGGTTTCGCTGTTGGACCTCACAGAGTCGGAGATGAGAAACGCTGTTGACgagttcctgctgctgcttcacaagGGAGTCTACG GCCTGCTGTACTACGCTGGTCATGGATATGAGAACTATGGAAACAGTTTCATGGTGCCAGTCGATGCGCCAAACCCGTACCGGTCAGCcaactgtttgtgtgtgcagagCATCCTAAAACTGATGCAGGAGAAGGAGACGGGCCTCAACGTTTTTCTACTGGACATGTGCAGGAAGAG GAATATTCATGATGACAGCGCTCCCAACATTGTTCTGAGAGTTACAGCCAACATTGTTTTCGGCTATGCGAC GTGCCAGGATGCAGAGGCCTTTGAGCTCAGCTCGACTGGTTTCACAAATGGTGTGTTTGTCAAGTTTTTAAAGAAGCGACTGCTGGATGATGAGAAGATCACTGTGGTGCTGGATAGAGTCGCTGAGG ACATGGGTCAGTTTGATGCTACGAAGGGTAAACAGGCTCTGGAGATCCgcagcagtttgtcagagaggCGAGCGCTGACTGATCCTATCCTACCAGGGGACAGCGCCGATCTCGCTCACGCACACAGCCGCCAATGGGCAAAAGCTCACG AGCTTCCCGAGAGTATGTGCCTCAACTTTGACTGCGGGGCTCAGATCAAGTTGGGCTTCGCCGCAGAGTTCTCCAACGTGCTCCTCATCTACACTCATATCATTAAGAAGCCTGAGGACATGTCTTTCTGCCAAGCTCATGTCACCGACTTCTCACAG GACCTTGATGTGGACCCCAAAGAGATGAACAGAGAGACTCCAGAGGAGACGGGCATCTACCTCCTGACCAGCAGCCTGCCGCAGCACTGCCTTTTCACCAGACTCAGCTCGCTGCAGAAGCTCAAG GAGGAGCTGGTCTTCACCGTGTGTCTTCAGGGCGCTTTCGCAGCCATGGACGACGGTCATCCCATCCATTGGACCAAAAGCATTAACATTGGAAAGCCCCTGATTTCTCGACTGGACCTCCACCGGGTGATGCGTCGAAATAGCTGCATGCAGACCTGCCCGATGCCCCACAGCCCATCCCAAAGCCCCTGTCACAGCCCAGGTCCTGAacaccacctccacctctatCACGGGTCGCACCAGGCGCAGGACTTCAGCCGCCTCTCGCCACAGCACCTCTGCCTGGACATCTGTGAGCATCCTCAGGGTGCAGTGGGAGGTTGCGTGGTTTCCCACTATGACCTCAGCCAGTATGGCTGCGAGCCAGCGTACGTCTCTTGTGGGCTTTCAGGCTCCCCAGGCAGGCTCAGCATCCCCATAGAGGCCAGTGACGACATCAACGAACTGCAGACGGTGTTCATCAACAGCCTGCATCTTCAGCCTCAGTGA